Proteins from a single region of Peromyscus eremicus chromosome 9, PerEre_H2_v1, whole genome shotgun sequence:
- the Efs gene encoding embryonal Fyn-associated substrate, protein MAIATSAQLARALYDNTAESPQELSFRRGDVLRVLQREGAGGLDGWCLCSLHGQQGIVPANRVKLLPAGLAPKPSLSPAPLTQPGSSCPTPERGSEEQEVYVVPPPARPCPASGPPARSCSPSPESIYKVPRVNGTQLTAPRDVLEVYDVPPNILRAPSNCPYDSPASFSCPLAPVVPQTPGEDEAPYDVPLALKPSAELEPDLESDLEWEGGREPGPPLYAAPSNLKRASALLNLYEAPEELLANGESRDTDEGIYDVPLLGPESPSPESPSPGASSATDLDTVAQLLTKSPPPQHRPRLPSTESLSRRPLPALPVSEAPTPSPAPSPAPGRKGSIQDRPLPPPPPCLPGYGGLKPEGDPECREVDDDPAGPHNEYEGIPMAEEYDYVHLKGVDKAQTSRPLDKAFPADPELLERGLPEQQEVPSPEEPLVLSTGDLQLLHFYAGQCQSHYSALQAAVAALMASTQANQPPCLFVPHGKRVVVAAHRLVFVGDTLGRLAASASLRAQVGAAGSRLGQTLRATVLAVKGAALGYPSGTAVQEMARCVAELAGQALRFTTLLAGLLP, encoded by the exons ATGGCCATTGCCACGTCG GCCCAGCTTGCCAGGGCCCTCTACGACAACACTGCTGAGTCCCCTCAGGAGCTGTCCTTCCGCCGAGGGGATGTTCTACGGGTACTCCAGAGGGAGGGTGCTGGTGGACTGGACGGCTGGTGCCTTTGCTCCCTGCATGGCCAGCAGGGTATTGTGCCTGCAAACAGAGTAAAgctcctgcctgctggcctggcaCCCAAGCCTAGCCTCTCCCCAGCGCCTCTCACCCAGCCTGGCTCATCATGTCCCACCCCAGAGCGTGGCAGTGAGGAGCAGGAG GTGTATGTGGTACCACCACCAGCTCGACCTTGCCCTGCCTCGGGACCTCCAGCTAGATCCTGCTCACCCTCTCCCGAGTCCATCTACAAGGTCCCCAGAGTCAATGGGAcacagctgactgcccccagagATGTGTTAGAG GTCTATGATGTGCCTCCCAACATCCTCCGGGCTCCCTCCAACTGTCCGTATGACTCCCCAGCTTCCTTTTCCTGTCCTCTGGCTCCAGTTGTCCCACAGACCCCTGGAGAGGATGAAGCTCCCTACGACGTGCCTCTGGCCTTGAAGCCTTCTGCCGAGCTGGAGCCAGATCTGGAGTCAGATCTGGAGTGGGAAGGGGGCCGGGAACCAGGGCCTCCCCTCTACGCTGCCCCTTCAAACCTGAAACGGGCCTCAGCTCTCCTCAACCTGTATGAAGCCCCCGAGGAACTACTGGCAAATGGGGAGAGCAGGGACACAGATGAAGGCATCTATGATGTGCCGCTGCTGGGGCCGGAGTCCCCGTCTCCAGAGTCCCCCTCTCCAGGAGCGTCTTCCGCCACTGACCTGGACACTGTGGCCCAGCTTCTGACCAAAAGTCCTCCGCCCCAGCAcaggcccaggctgccctccaccGAGAGCCTGTCCCGCCGCcctctgcctgccctgcctgTCTCTGAGGCTCCCACCCCTTCCCCAGCTCCCTCTCCTGCCCCAGGCCGAAAGGGCAGTATCCAGGACAGGCctctaccccctcccccaccctgcctgcctGGTTATGGGGGCCTCAAACCTGAGGGAGATCCAGAGTGCAGGGAGGTAGACGATGATCCAGCGGGCCCTCACAACGAGTATGAAGGCATCCCGATGGCTGAGGAATACGACTATGTGCACCTCAAG GGTGTGGATAAAGCTCAGACTTCTAGACCCCTGGATAAAGCTTTCCCAGCGGATCCCGAATTGCTGGAGAGGGGGCTGCCGGAACAGCAG GAAGTCCCGTCCCCCGAGGAGCCGCTGGTCCTGTCCACTGGAGACCTACAGCTTCTGCATTTCTACGCAGGGCAATGCCAGAGCCACTACTCGGCCCTGCAGGCCGCCGTGGCAGCCCTCATGGCCAGTACCCAGGCTAACCAGCCGCCGTGCCTCTTCGTGCCCCACGGCAAGCGAGTGGTGGTAGCTGCTCACCGCCTGGTGTTCGTTGGGGACACCCTCGGCCGGCTGGCAGCCTCCGCGTCTCTCCGAGCACAGGTTGGGGCTGCAGGTTCAAGGCTCGGCCAGACTTTGCGGGCCACTGTGCTTGCTGTCAAGGGGGCCGCCTTGGGCTACCCGTCTGGTACTGCCGTCCAAGAGATGGCGCGATGCGTAGCAGAGCTCGCGGGGCAGGCCCTGCGCTTCACCACCCTGCTCGCTGGCCTGCTCCCCTGA
- the Slc22a17 gene encoding LOW QUALITY PROTEIN: solute carrier family 22 member 17 (The sequence of the model RefSeq protein was modified relative to this genomic sequence to represent the inferred CDS: deleted 1 base in 1 codon): MASDPIFTLAPPLHCHYGALPPNATGWEQPPNASGVSVAAGAALAASAASRVLTSTDPSCSGFAPPDFNHCLKDWDYNGLPVLTTNAIGQWDLVCDLGWQVILEQILFILGFASGYLFLGYPTDRFGRRGIVLLTLGLVGPCGVGGAAAGTSTGIMALRFLLGFLLAGVDLGVYLMRLELCDPTQRLRVALAGELVGVGGHFLFLGLALVSKDWRFLQRMITAPCILFLFYGWPGLFLESARWLIVKRQIEEAQSVLRILAERNRPHGQMLGEEAQEALQELENTCPLPATSTFSIASLLNYRNIWKNLLILGFTNFIAHAIRHCYQPVGGGGSPSDFYLCSLLASGTAALACVFLGVTVDRFGRRGILLLSMTLTGIASLVLLGLWDYLNDAAITTFSVLGLFSSQASAILSTLLASEVIPTTVRGRGLGLIMALGALGGLSCPAQRLHMGHGAFLQHVVLAACALLCILSIMLLPETKRKLLPEVLRDGELCRRPSLLRQPPPNRCDHVPLLATPNPAL, encoded by the exons ATGGCCTCAGACCCCATCTTCACGCTGGCGCCCCCGCTGCACTGCCACTACGGCGCCTTGCCCCCCAACGCTACGGGCTGGGAGCAGCCCCCCAACGCCAGCGGCGTCAGCGTCGCCGCCGGAGCGGCCCTAGCAGCCAGCGCCGCCAGCCGAGTCCTCACCAGTACCGACCCGTCGTGTAGTGGCTTTGCCCCGCCGGACTTCAACCACTGCCTCAAGGACTGGGACTATAACGGACTCCCAGTGCTCACCACCAACGCCATCGGTCAG TGGGATCTGGTGTGTGACCTGGGCTGGCAGGTGATCCTGGAGCAGATCCTCTTCATCTTGGGCTTTGCCTCCGGCTACCTGTTCCTCGGTTACCCCACGGACAG GTTTGGCCGACGTGGAATCGTGCTGCTGACCTTGGGGCTTGTGGGCCCCTGTGGAGTGGGAGGAGCTGCTGCAGGCACCTCCACAGGCATTATGGCTCTTCGATTCCTCCTGGGCTTCCTGCTGGCTGGTGTCGACCTTGGTGTCTACCTGATGC GCCTGGAGCTGTGCGACCCAACCCAGAGGCTTCGGGTGGCCCTGGCAGGGGAGTTGGTAGGGGTGGGAGGGCACTTCCTGTTCCTGGGCCTGGCCCTTGTCTCTAAGGACTGGCGATTCCTGCAGCGAATGATCACCGCCCCT TGCATCCTCTTCCTGTTCTATGG CTGGCCCGGTCTGTTTCTGGAGTCCGCACGGTGGCTGATCGTGAAGCGGCAGATTGAGGAGGCTCAGTCTGTGCTGAGGATCCTGGCTGAGCGAAACCGGCCCCATGGGCAGATGCTGGGAGAAGAGGCCCAGGAAGCCTTACAGG AACTGGAGAATACCTGCCCTCTCCCTGCAACATCCACCTTTTCCATCGCGTCTCTCCTCAACTACCGGAACATCTGGAAGAATCTGCTTATCCTGGGCTTCACCAA TTTCATCGCCCATGCCATTCGCCACTGCTACCAGCctgtgggaggaggagggagtccATCAGACTTCTACTTGTGTTCTCTGCTGGCCAGTGGCACAGCGGCCCTGGCCTGCGTCTTCCTGGGGGTCACCGTGGACCGCTTTGGCCGCCGGGGTATCCTGCTTCTCTCAATGACTCTCACGGGCATTGCCTCCCTGGTCCTGCTGGGCCTGTGGGATT ATCTGAACGATGCTGCCATCACCACTTTCTCTGTCCTTGGACTCTTCTCCTCCCAAGCTTCTGCCATCCTCAGTACCCTCCTTGCTTCAGAAGTCATCCCAACCACTGTCCG GGGCCGTGGCCTGGGCCTCATCATGGCCCTTGGGGCTCTTGGGGGTCTGAGTTGTCCAGCTCAGCGCCTCCACATGGGCCATGGAGCCTTCCTGCAGCATGTGGTCCTGGCGGCCTGTGCCCTCCTCTGCATCCTCAGCATTATGCTGCTGCCAGAGACCAAGCGCAAGCTTCTGCCAGAGGTACTCCGGGATGGGGAACTGTGTCGCCGGCCTTCCCTACTGAGACAGCCACCACCTAACCGCTGTGACCATGTCCCGCTGCTAGCCACTCCCAACCCTGCCCTCTAA